The Candidatus Bathyarchaeota archaeon genome includes the window ACGCCGTTCTCATAGTCGGTTGCGGCAACTCCGCCGATGGGAAACCCATAACCTTCATGCCCATCAGGCAAAGTTATTGCATGCTTGTAGATGCCTGGTAGTTGCGCGACATTTGAGCACTGCCACAACGTGCGGTCCGTCTTCATTTTATCCAAGAGTGCCTCGTTGGCAAAAACCATGCCTGGCACACGCATCGCAGACTTGTATTTGGGAATCTGCCACATGTAATCGTTAACTTTCTCTAGCGGAACTTTCTCGGGAGCAGCTCGGCTTTCACTTTCGCCCAAAACTCTTTTCACCTTTCCAAAACAAAGTTGACGGAGACTATAAAATGTTTATGAAGTCTCCCTTGTCTGCTTTTGTTTGGCGTATTCAATGAAGCCTCTCACGCAGTTTTCCAGTACTGTCTTTGAGTAGATGCGGTGATTTTTTACATAGTTTGCTATTCTGCCCATAACAGGGTCTTTGGCGATGATTGCATCACGAGTTTTTTCTAGACTCCAGTTTTCTCGAACTCCTTGCTCGGCAACATCAGCCCATAACTGAAGCTGCACCTTGTAGTCTTTGAGCCGTTTTACTGCATCTGTAGCTTTCCCGAAATGACTAAAGTAAAGCGCCGTAGGCTTGAGGCTGATTAGTTTATCCAAAGAAGCCAAAGCTGAATCAAGATAAAACGGCGGCGGAGTGGTTGGAACCACCACGTCGTATTTGGCAAGGTACGTGCCCGCAGCGTCGCCTGGGAAAATGCCGTTGTTGAATGATTCGTGAAAGCTCAAATTATGCGACGCATGACCCAACGTTTCCAGAACTGTGAGTTTGCCGCCATCGCCCAAATCGAAAGCCCCCTTAGTCAACGGAATTATGCGGTCTTTTGGCACTGGTTCAGGTTTGCCAAAAATTTCGCTGACAAACCCAAGAACAGTTTGTGAGGATGGCCAAAGCCGTTCAGGGTCAATTAGGTGTGGCATGCCGCGTGGGTGAACAAGAACTTTAGCGTTAGGTAGCTGTTTTAGTAGGGTTCCTGCGCCGCCGCCGTGGTCTAAATGCACATGCGTAACCGCAACGTACTCGATAGCTTCAGGTTTTATTCCTATTTCCTGTATGCCCAAGAGGAGGTTAGGCACAGAGTTTGTTGGTCCTGACTCAACAAGCATAGGTTTGGAGCCAGCTATGATGTAGCTACATATAAGCTGCTTAATGCCGCCAGTGTCGAGTTCAACTTGGTAGAGATTTCTTCCAATTCGGGTTGTATGCATATTTTTCACTAACACCGATGTGAAGTAATTGAGGCATAAATATTTCCTATTTGGTGTACGAATAGTTGATGGAATCCTGTTTTAGCTAACTTGATTGGGGCTGAACAAAAATTTAATTATTCAATGTTTCTATGATGAAGACTGTAGGGAGATAATTGGTGTTGAGGGCGATTATATTTGGTGCACCCGGTTCAGGAAAAGGCACATACGCATCTAGACTTCAAGCAAAGCTAGGCATAGAAGTTATAGTTATGGGTGATATGTTCCGCGAAATCCTAAAACAAGACACCGAACTAGGTAAGAAGGTTAAGAGTTACGTTGAGAAAGGGTTGCTTGTTCCCGACGATATAGTCATAGAAACACTAAAACAACGCTTAGCCAAACTGCCCCAAAACAAAGGTTTCTTGATGGACGGCTATCCCCGCACCCTAAAGCAAGCAGAAACCTTGGAAACAATAACAAAAATCGACGTCATACTACTACTAGATGTCCCTGACTGGATAATTATCGAACGCTCATCAACCCGAAGAATCTGCCGAAACTGCAGTACCATCTACAACATCCGCTTCCTGAAGCCTAAAGTGGAAGGCATCTGCGACAAATGCGGCGGAGAACTATACCAAAGGACTGATGATACTCCTGAAGTTATAAAGCAACGGCTACAAGTTTTCAAACAACAAACCCTGCCGATTCTGCAATATTTTAAGGAGAAAAACATACCTGTCATAGTATCCACAACAACATCACTAGAAACACCACCAGAAACCGTAGTTGAACAAATGATAATTGAACTAAAAAAGCTAAGTATAGTCTAAATGTCTAAAATAAACTCTAACAGAACCCTGTCAGGTTCCTCAATTATAACCATGCGATGATAAGTTACTGCTTTAACAGCAACCTTCTGCGCATGCTTTTGCGGGTTAAATTTTTCGCCCCAAACCTTCGCTTTAATTTTGAAGCCTTCGTTTGTTTCTTGCCAATCGGTGATTTGAAATTTGGAGTAAAGCATGTTCTCGGTTTCAAACTTTACGAGTAATGCTTCTAGCCAGTTATAGAGAATTGCATATTGGTCTTCAGCTTCAGCCTCAACGGTTTCTTCTTGGGTTTGCGCAACCTTGCTGGTGTCTGTCATGGTTTCAAACATGGCAAGAGCAGCGTTCTCGTAGGCTTCCTGCATGGTTGCTCCGTGCGCTCGGATGTAAACGTCTGCTGTGTGCTCTAGAAACTCAAATTTTCCTGCGAATTTGTCGGGTTTAGTCATGTCTAACTCGCCTTATTTTTTCAAAGCTAGAAGTAATCTGTCACTTTTTGGCTGGCTACTGCTGTGAGTTTTGCCGCGTTTTCTATGTCTTGTAAGTTTAGCATACCAACTGGGCTGTGGATGTACCGCGTTGGGATTGAGACTACTCCGCTTGGAATTCCTTCTCGTGATAAGAAGATTCTTGCTGCGTCAGTGCTGCCAGGTAAGCCTGCTTCTAGTTGGAAGGGGATTTTTTCTTGTTCAGCAGTTTGGGTTAGCCAGCGTAAAATTTTTGGCGGCGTGATTAATCCAGCGTCAGAAATTGTTAGCGCTGGTCCTTTGCCCATTTTGATGCTGGTATCAGTTTCTTTTATTCCTGGGACATCGCCAGTGGTGGTTACATCTAGGGCTAATGCTAAGTCGGGGTCTACACCGAACGCTGCTGTTGCTGCTCCCCGTAAACCAACTTCTTCTTGAACTGTGCCAACAGCACAGATGGTGTAATCGGTCTTTTGGATGAGTTTTAAGGTTTCAATCATGGTGGCGCATCCTGCTCGGTTATCGAATGCCTTGCCGACAGCGATGCCTTTGCCTAGATTTTCATACTTAATGTCGAAGCTTATTGTGTCGCCGATTGCTACGCCTTTGTTGGCTGCGTCTTCTTTGCTTTCTGCTCCGATATCGATGAAGAGTTCGTCAAACGTGATGACTTTTTTGCGTTCCTCCTCTTTTTGCAGGTGTGGTGGTTTTGAACTTATTACTCCTGTGCAATTGCCATCTTTAGTGTGGATTTTTACTTTTTGGGCTTGAAGGATGTGGTCGTCGATGCCGCCGATTTTTGCGAATTTTATGAAGCCTTCTTTTGTTATGGCTTTAACCATTAAGCCGATTTCATCCATGTGGGCTGCAAGCATGATTTTTGGCGCTTTTGGTTTGCCTTTTTTGATGGCTATTACGTTTTCTAGCTTATCCACTAGAATTTCGTCAGTGTATGGTTTGAGAAGTTTAATCATCAGTTCCCTAACTTGGTTTTCTCTGCCTGTTACGCCGCAGGCGTTTGAGAGTTTTTCTAAGTTCTCGTTTATGGACAATTAGTTTGCCTTCTTTGCTGTGTGGCTAGATTTTGATGGCTTGATTATTAAATGATTGTGGTGCCTTCTTTCTGTAGCTCCCTTTATTTATATTGCAAATAGGCGCTGTGTTAACAGAAGTTTTGTTACTCTGCCGATAGACCCTATCCCCCTATATAAAGCGAGTTTGTTGAGGGGTTTTGTGCGCTTTACTACGACCATCCAGAAGGCGGGCTTATGGAACTTGGCGGGTTTACTACGACCAACCTAAGGGGCAAATGTGCAGTAATGGTCGTAGTAGCGTATGGTCGCAGTAAAAAACCAATGCCAATGGCTTGAAAAACCGCCAACAGCACCTACCCCCTATAGGTTTTTGCGCTCCAAACATTGATTGACAAGTTTGCTATCGTTTATTGTGTTTTCTGGCGGAAACGTAAATTAATTGGGCAACTGAATTGTTCTTAGTTTGTGATTGTTATGAAGGTTGCAGTTTCTGGTAAAGGCGGAGTTGGCAAAACCCTCATTGCTGGCGGTTTAGCCCGTGGCTTTGCTGAACGCAATTATAAGACCATCGCTATTGATGCTGATTCTTCTCCGAATTTAGCTTTAACTTTAGGTTTAACCGCTGAGGAAGCACGCAAGATTGTGCCTATTTCTGAGAATAAGGAGCTTGTGGAATCTAAGACCAGCACGGGTTACAGTGGCGTTTACAATCTAAATTTTAGGGTTGATGACATTGTCAAGGATTATGCTGTTGCTACGCCGCTTGGTGTGAATTTGATTGTCATGGGGACTGTGCGGTCGATGGGTGCGGGATGCATGTGCGCGCCAACAGCTGTTATTCGTGCTTTGCTTAGGCACCTTGTGGTTGAGCGTGATGAAGCGGTTGTTTTGGATCTTGAGGCTGGTGTGGAACATATTGGCAGAGGAACCGCAAGGCAGGTGGATGTGTTGCTTATCGTTGCTGATTCTAACTTGAAGTCGCTTGAGATTGCTAAGCATATTCATGATTTGGCTTCAGCGGCTGGGATGAAGCAGTTGTATCTTGTTGGTAACCGTGTTATGAACGCTGAGCAGAAAGAGGCAATAAAGAGTTATGCTGACAAGAATGGTTTGGTGCTTCTTGATTTTGTGCCCTTTGATGCTAAAGTTACGGAGTCTGATATGTTGGGCAAAACTCCGCTATTGAATAAGGAGATTGAGGCGGTTAAGGTCATAGATGGTATATGTGAGCTTTTGTTAAAGAAGACAGCATGACTTGTTTTTTGGTTGTTGTTGTGTGTGACCTCCTTCCCTCTTACAACAACAAGCTATGGATTGCGTAAAACGTTGTTTTTTGGTTTCTGTTTGCTTTTCGGGTTGCAGACTGGTTGTGCACGCCGCACAAGCGGTGCCGCCGAGAAAGCGGCTTGAGGCAATGTTGAATAAGCCTACTGCCTGAAAACGGTTATTTTGCGGCTTCTTTTCTTGTGTCGCCCTTGACCTGTGTTGTTGCCATTGCGGTGAGCAGCAAAATCCACGCTAAGACAACACCTATGTAAAGAACAAGCCAAGGGGTCTGTTTAGTAATGTCCGAGAGTGTTGCAATCAAAGAACCCGCTATAAGAGTAGTTGCAAGCCATAGAATGTTCACGCGTTTTCCCTTCCTCTTTGTTCCTCCAGCCATGTTCTCAACAGTTTGTATGGCGAGCAGAGCGTCTTTGCCTTGGTCGGAAAGACCGTATTTTCCGTTAACGTCTGTTTTTATTAATCCGTTAAGTTTGCTTAGATGATGTTGAAGGTGACCATTGCTCTCGATTTTTACTTTTTTCTTTAACTCGGCAAAGCCCATCACTTCTTCGTCTAAAGCTTTTAGAATAGTTATGCGTGTAGGGTGACTTAGAGCATCAAAAACTTCGGTGCGTTTCATCTCTTCTTCTGCATTTTCCATGTGACTGGCTCCTCAAAATGTAACTGCTTACTTTACTATTTAATGCCTCTTTTGTAGACTAGACAGTTCACAGACGTTTGATAGCTGAAAGTATTAAATTGTAGAAAATCTTGTGTGCTCTGTCCTCATTCCACTAAATAAGTGACAAGTTGGCAGTTAAGACGTGAGTGTAAAGCTTACTCTCCCACCATGGTTTTTCTTTTCAGCCACTAAGGTTAAGGTGTCAGAAAGCCAGCGGCAACAATTACGGCACCTATGATGACCAAGCCAAACGGGAGATTCCCAGTCACGTTTGATTTAAGCGAGAGGGGGCTAAACAGGAGGTTGCCACGTCGCTTTTCAAAAACAATGTATACACCAGCCAAAATCCCCAGCGCAACCACGATTAAGCCTCCTAAGATGGCAACCACATTAACCAATCGATTTCACCCACCTTACACAACTACGTATTCACATTTAACAGTTCTTAATTTAGCGATGTGTTGATAGCAAAAATGTAATATAATCACTTTTCACAATGAGGAATTGGTT containing:
- a CDS encoding MBL fold metallo-hydrolase; its protein translation is MHTTRIGRNLYQVELDTGGIKQLICSYIIAGSKPMLVESGPTNSVPNLLLGIQEIGIKPEAIEYVAVTHVHLDHGGGAGTLLKQLPNAKVLVHPRGMPHLIDPERLWPSSQTVLGFVSEIFGKPEPVPKDRIIPLTKGAFDLGDGGKLTVLETLGHASHNLSFHESFNNGIFPGDAAGTYLAKYDVVVPTTPPPFYLDSALASLDKLISLKPTALYFSHFGKATDAVKRLKDYKVQLQLWADVAEQGVRENWSLEKTRDAIIAKDPVMGRIANYVKNHRIYSKTVLENCVRGFIEYAKQKQTRETS
- a CDS encoding nucleoside monophosphate kinase, whose amino-acid sequence is MRAIIFGAPGSGKGTYASRLQAKLGIEVIVMGDMFREILKQDTELGKKVKSYVEKGLLVPDDIVIETLKQRLAKLPQNKGFLMDGYPRTLKQAETLETITKIDVILLLDVPDWIIIERSSTRRICRNCSTIYNIRFLKPKVEGICDKCGGELYQRTDDTPEVIKQRLQVFKQQTLPILQYFKEKNIPVIVSTTTSLETPPETVVEQMIIELKKLSIV
- a CDS encoding archease, producing the protein MTKPDKFAGKFEFLEHTADVYIRAHGATMQEAYENAALAMFETMTDTSKVAQTQEETVEAEAEDQYAILYNWLEALLVKFETENMLYSKFQITDWQETNEGFKIKAKVWGEKFNPQKHAQKVAVKAVTYHRMVIIEEPDRVLLEFILDI
- a CDS encoding M42 family metallopeptidase, with the translated sequence MNENLEKLSNACGVTGRENQVRELMIKLLKPYTDEILVDKLENVIAIKKGKPKAPKIMLAAHMDEIGLMVKAITKEGFIKFAKIGGIDDHILQAQKVKIHTKDGNCTGVISSKPPHLQKEEERKKVITFDELFIDIGAESKEDAANKGVAIGDTISFDIKYENLGKGIAVGKAFDNRAGCATMIETLKLIQKTDYTICAVGTVQEEVGLRGAATAAFGVDPDLALALDVTTTGDVPGIKETDTSIKMGKGPALTISDAGLITPPKILRWLTQTAEQEKIPFQLEAGLPGSTDAARIFLSREGIPSGVVSIPTRYIHSPVGMLNLQDIENAAKLTAVASQKVTDYF
- a CDS encoding AAA family ATPase, which produces MKVAVSGKGGVGKTLIAGGLARGFAERNYKTIAIDADSSPNLALTLGLTAEEARKIVPISENKELVESKTSTGYSGVYNLNFRVDDIVKDYAVATPLGVNLIVMGTVRSMGAGCMCAPTAVIRALLRHLVVERDEAVVLDLEAGVEHIGRGTARQVDVLLIVADSNLKSLEIAKHIHDLASAAGMKQLYLVGNRVMNAEQKEAIKSYADKNGLVLLDFVPFDAKVTESDMLGKTPLLNKEIEAVKVIDGICELLLKKTA
- a CDS encoding winged helix-turn-helix domain-containing protein, whose amino-acid sequence is MENAEEEMKRTEVFDALSHPTRITILKALDEEVMGFAELKKKVKIESNGHLQHHLSKLNGLIKTDVNGKYGLSDQGKDALLAIQTVENMAGGTKRKGKRVNILWLATTLIAGSLIATLSDITKQTPWLVLYIGVVLAWILLLTAMATTQVKGDTRKEAAK